The following are encoded together in the Ovis canadensis isolate MfBH-ARS-UI-01 breed Bighorn chromosome 2, ARS-UI_OviCan_v2, whole genome shotgun sequence genome:
- the RP1L1 gene encoding retinitis pigmentosa 1-like 1 protein, which yields MNSTPRDAPAPGHREDLLPSVARTPSVTQVTPAKKITFLKRGDPRFAGVRLAVHQRAFRSFGALMDELSQRVPLSFGVRSVTTPRGLHGLSTLEQLQDGGCYLCSDKKPPRTPGGLGQPQGRSPSAQQLREFEAPGTASTCKGLKASRRITLVKNGDPRLQQTVVLSHRNTRNLTAFLSKASDLLRFPVKHVYTTSGKRVDSLKALLRSPSVLVCAGLEPFRPLVMEDVRKKGSELSSGQTSRNKSGSWGPKAKQSVIHTRSRLENRPRQFSLMSERSGHSDPSVCPHRACMCPAPDRHPLNTPARLGPLVAGEDIEKNVSMNEDGSLSVEMKVRFHLLGEEPLLWSRRLGRASTLTATSREGPDDGEADLHGCVWKGLSRDPSEPGAQGLGPCEAGGVGAFDQGQRQQGSRYEIWMNPLYTSQGEWSASQWRSGLTQNSHSRAPRSQRVTSRKRGSKDRASPASSGTPPGGSEPSSSCCSGSLEDAVASCGPHLASGAGEGRGNGAALGCRDPDGCLKPRTRGLTDALPDSCASARSHEERGERDKLSQGRPIKTPRGATQQGVLGSPTVSPLSIGNKDPQAEEFGQGAGHPQARNRSGVRPASTRGPAASGDDAGGYTPPSACASAMSRSRKQESRASTLTSASISVCSRGTQRARPREHHSPKDINCPLDSPVSQPMPGPSSGDRAHPHGPQPSLSESPQGTWNRASWDPGPPFSASLYSQDTRGLSSIPITPGSNSDCVSNFHLPDSPSAETEGGPEFRPCSPAPTPSNTSGPFSAPADGLGEKTGGDKSQPSWPLVLPAGWPEGGRLGAHWGSCCSHLGTSLAHGSSCGTIQMMPAPQPQGSQGPSSKACWVCSRYCPTPPRTRPSGKRHPSGSRREGDRNADGEPSGEQVGDEKLDAWPPRPPGSQGAASGRAVRAVRRGYPRSGPQLGRLVQGKLSGRGGGLEEPEEGGGELLGALPRASPEAVVRAWLSNIPEEPMKHELEDKGEDMAGHGLEGLQEDPVDKHSPDGLERSVWARQVPLEQAASEEAEPDKAFAAASSAGPKSGEGLPCHGVSETPTEAGTGKGVAVDGGRGQRVLPSRVSTSLQIMKALMGSRPGRPSSLPEVSHSAGRRLSRSAQALITCLARLHFFDDDDVGSPASKVRFTDSPRYQELLSTFQALWPGSGLRNGELESDLRELGWRQALPALGPHVATEDFRPTSSSGVDVGSGSGGSGEGSGPCTVDCSLVSEKMELPLSISCQGPDSRTSGNQEVPGNQQLSSYEAEGAASEDGAEKNGREQMLGGDPDQGDKNTMQEEGVQSEEIKEEKERAELQAEGVRGFPEEEGIMELELSGPVSQDGAGVWENKSLHEEEPGDPTAVDTQSSSGRRGSPPEPPRSLSERCLDASGSQSGPKAEPPLEKLLGAAETGCGQTLDKLTQGAGERATCKGRRGSLISDPVWVSKLLKKMEKAFMDHLAAATAELCTRWGLQGDHLLDQMVAELQRDVGQRLQDSVEKELLKVQSWAGGMGTGPPREALRWEASLQTEERRRRLQALRNLSPFSEQTRGREAPSFSLEDLPIFRGALGTQLAVEAKGEEFCPCEACVRKKIFPASPVEAAGSASAPIRKAFDLQHILQEKKGGCADGEAAEVGPAVEREVEPLHRDPLGTGTARGTDGDPELGSGQGPGAEEGDQTLGRDEEPWGTEEEAGAQEKEGETEPCAGSDPWEGLGRGEQGMGGEEGGLEAGCGAEDTGEPHGLGGGGLGPGGRDAGAETKEAQGAAREEQSETGGGHGGDEEGGPQVGLGSGQSREASGGGSPTPRTDPPQQRSGPRSGLSSFSTSSLGNCSLLSQKGSEDEPWDGYTRSTEDQATDIPDPERKVTGRYPGSSASEQEGVPSGARAPEQGTEEGLSPEQSKEEGLAPEQEIEEGPASEQEGEEGPAPEQEGGEGPAPEQERGEGLAPEQETEEGPAPEQEGGEGPAPEQEGEEGLAPEQETEEDLAPEQETEEGPAPEQETEEGPAPEQETEEDLAPEQKIEEGPAPEQEGEEGPAPEQEGEEGLAPEQETEEGPAPEQETEEGPAPEQETEEDLAPEQETEEGPAPEQEGEEASYTPQRLHRKAWLLLRLLLRPRDRTQVQARLVY from the exons ATGAACAGCACTCCAAGGGACGCCCCGGCCCCCGGCCACCGCGAGGACCTCCTGCCCTCTGTGGCCCGGACCCCCTCTGTCACCCAGGTCACGCCGGCCAAGAAGATAACCTTCCTCAAGCGAGGGGATCCCCGGTTTGCTGGGGTCCGCCTGGCTGTTCACCAGCGCGCCTTCAGGAGCTTTGGGGCCCTGATGGACGAGCTCTCTCAGCGGGTACCACTCTCTTTTGGGGTGCGCTCGGTCACCACACCCCGGGGTCTGCATGGCCTCAGCACCCTGGAGCAGCTGCAGGATGGTGGCTGCTATCTCTGCTCCGATAAGAAGCCCCCCAGGACCCCCGGCGGGCTGGGCCAGCCCCAGGGGAGAAGCCCTTCTGCTCAGCAGTTGAGGGAATTTGAAGCACCGGGAACAGCCTCTACCTGCAAAGGTCTCAAAGCCTCGAGGAGGATCACACTGGTTAAGAATGGGGACCCTCGACTCCAGCAGACAGTGGTGCTCAGCCACAGAAACACCAGGAACCTGACGGCCTTTCTCAGCAAAGCGTCGGACCTACTGCGCTTTCCTGTGAAGCATGTATACACGACCAGTGGGAAAAGG GTGGACTCTCTGAAGGCTCTGCTGCGAAGCCCCTCCGTGCTGGTGTGCGCCGGTCTCGAGCCCTTCAGACCGCTGGTGATGGAAGATGtcagaaaaaaaggaagtgaaCTTTCATCTGGGCAGACTTCAAGGAACAAAAGTG GGAGCTGGGGGCCCAAGGCCAAACAGAGCGTGATCCATACACGGTCCAGGCTGGAGAACAGGCCGCGGCAGTTCTCCTTGATGTCGGAAAGGTCGGGGCACAGCGACCCCTCGGTGTGCCCGCATCGTGCCTGCATGTGCCCTGCCCCCGACAGGCACCCTCTGAACACTCCTGCCCGGCTCGGCCCCTTGGTGGCAGGTGAAGACATCGAGAAGAACGTGAGCATGAATGAGGATGGCAGCCTGTCTGTAGAGATGAAAGTCCGCTTCCACCTGCTGGGGGAGGAGCCGCTTCTGTGGTCCAGGAGGCTCGGGAGGGCCAGCACCCTCACCGCGACCAGCAGGGAGGGCCCCGACGATGGGGAGGCGGATCTTCATGGCTGTGTGTGGAAGGGCCTCTCTAGGGATCCATCAGAGCCTGGGGCACAGGGACTGGGGCCCTGCGAGGCGGGAGGGGTGGGAGCCTTTGACCAAGGCCAGCGGCAGCAGGGGTCTAGATACGAGATCTGGATGAACCCCCTGTACACCTCCCAGGGAGAGTGGTCGGCCTCTCAGTGGAGGTCTGGGCTGACCCAGAACTCCCACTCCAGGGCCCCCCGGAGCCAAAGGGTCACCAGCAGGAAAAGAGGGAGCAAGGACAGGGCCAGCCCTGCCTCCAGCGGCACACCCCCTGGAGGCTCTGAGCCAAGCTCCTCCTGCTGCTCTGGGTCCCTGGAGGATGCTGTGGCCAGCTGCGGCCCACATCTGGCCTCGGGGGCTGGGGAAGGCAGAGGCAATGGGGCAGCGCTGGGCTGCAGGGACCCTGATGGCTGCCTGAAACCCAGGACCCGCGGCCTGACAGATGCTCTTCCTGACTCCTGCGCGAGCGCCAGGTCTCATGAGGAGCGTGGCGAAAGGGACAAGCTGTCCCAGGGCCGCCCCATCAAGACTCCCCGGGGAGCCACCCAGCAGGGAGTTCTGGGTTCCCCCACTGTGAGCCCCTTGTCTATAGGGAACAAggacccacaggcagaggagtTTGGACAGGGAGCAGGGCACCCCCAGGCCAGAAATAGGTCTGGGGTGAGGCCAGCCTCGACTCGGGGCCCGGCTGCTTCTGGGGATGATGCGGGAGGCTACACCCCTCCTTCTGCCTGTGCCTCAGCCATGAGCAGGAGCAGAAAGCAGGAGAGCAGAGCCAGCACCCTGACCTCAGCCAGCATTTCTGTCTGCAGTCGAGGCACCCAGAGGGCCCGCCCCAGGGAGCACCACAGCCCTAAGGACATCAACTGCCCGCTCGACTCGCCTGTGTCCCAGCCAATGCCGGGGCCATCCAGCGGAGACAGGGCCCATCCACACGGCCCCCAACCCAGCCTTTCTGAAAGCCCACAGGGCACCTGGAACCGGGCCTCCTGGGACCCAGGGCCACCCTTCTCGGCCTCTCTTTATTCCCAGGACACACGCGGGCTAAGCAGCATCCCCATTACCCCTGGGAGCAATTCTGACTGTGTTTCCAATTTCCACCTCCCCGATTCTCCCTCTGCTGAGACCGAAGGGGGCCCTGAGTTCAGGCCGTGCTCACCGGCTCCCACACCTTCAAACACATCTGGCCCTTTCAGTGCCCCAGCTGATGGCCTGGGTGAAAAGACTGGGGGTGACAAATCCCAGCCTTCCTGGCCCTTGGTCCTGCCAGCTGGGTGGcctgagggagggaggctgggagcaCACTGGGGCAGCTGCTGTTCACACCTGGGCACATCCCTGGCTCACGGGTCCTCCTGTGGGACAATACAGATGATGCCAGCCCCACAGCCGCAGGGCAGCCAGGGGCCCTCCTCCAAGGCCTGCTGGGTGTGCAGCAGGTACTGTCCCACACCCCCCAGGACACGGCCCTCGGGCAAGAGGCATCCTTCAGGCAGCCGCAGGGAGGGTGACCGCAACGCTGACGGGGAGCCTAGTGGGGAGCAGGTAGGAGATGAAAAGCTGGATGCGTGGCCTCCGCGGCCCCCTGGCTCTCAGGGAGCAGCCTCAGGGAGAGCAGTCAGAGCTGTGAGAAGGGGCTATCCTCGCAGTGGTCCCCAGCTCGGGAGGCTGGTCCAGGGGAAGCTCTCAGGCAGAGGAGGAGGCCTGGAGGAGCCAGAGGAAGGTGGCGGTGAGCTGCTGGGAGCTCTGCCCCGAGCCTCCCCAGAAGCCGTGGTCCGTGCGTGGCTGAGCAACATCCCGGAGGAGCCCATGAAACACGAGCTGGAGGACAAGGGCGAGGACATGGCCGGGCATGGCCTGGAAGGCCTCCAAGAGGACCCTGTGGACAAACACTCCCCAGATGGCCTGGAAAGATCAGTCTGGGCCAGACAAGTGCCCCTGGAACAGGCGGCCAGTGAGGAAGCAGAACCAGATAAAGCCTTTGCAGCGGCTAGCAGTGCCGGTCCCAAGTCAGGAGAGGGTCTGCCTTGCCATGGAGTGTCAGAAACCCCTACAGAGGCTGGAACAGGCAAAGGAGTGGCTGTGGACGGTGGGAGGGGCCAGCGCGTGCTTCCCAGCAGGGTCTCCACCTCCTTACAGATCATGAAGGCGCTGATGGGGTCCCGGCCGGGCCGGCCCAGCAGTCTGCCTGAAGTGTCCCACTCAGCGGGCAGGAGACTCAGCCGCTCAGCCCAGGCCCTCATCACCTGTCTCGCCAGGCTCCACTTCTTTGATGATGATGACGTTGGGTCTCCCGCCAGCAAAGTGAGGTTCACAGACTCCCCTCGGTACCAGGAGCTCCTAAGTACCTTCCAGGCCCTGTGGCCAGGGAGTGGCCTCAGGAACGGTGAGCTGGAATCAGACCTCCGGGAGCTTGGCTGGCGCCAGGCCCTGCCGGCCCTCGGGCCCCACGTTGCAACCGAGGACTTCAGGCCCACATCCTCCTCTGGGGTGGATGTCGGCAGTGGTTCTGGAGGCTCGGGGGAGGGCAGTGGACCCtgcaccgtggactgcagcctggtgTCCGAGAAGATGGAGCTGCCCTTAAGCATCTCCTGCCAGGGGCCTGATTCCAGAACCTCGGGGAACCAAGAAGTTCCAGGAAACCAACAGCTGAGTAGTTATGAGGCTGAGGGTGCTGCCAGTGAGGACGGGGCAGAAAAAAACGGCAGGGAGCAGATGCTGGGGGGTGACCCGGACCAAGGAGATAAAAACACAATGCAGGAAGAGGGGGTACAATCggaggaaataaaagaagaaaaagaaagagcggAACTGCAAGCAGAGGGTGTCAGAGGGTTTCCGGAAGAGGAAGGAATCATGGAACTAGAATTGTCAGGGCCAGTCTCTCAGGATGGGGCTGGTGTCTGGGAAAATAAGAGCCTGCATGAAGAGGAGCCAGGAGACCCCACTGCTGTTGACACGCAGAGCTCttcagggaggagagggagcccGCCAGAGCCCCCCAGGAGCCTCAGCGAGAGGTGCCTGGATGCCAGTGGGAGTCAAAGTGGCCCCAAAGCTGAGCCCCCTTTGGAGAAGTTGCTTGGAGCAGCTGAGACTGGCTGTGGGCAAACCCTGGACAAGCTCACCCAGGGGGCTGGTGAGAGGGCCACTTGCAAGGGCCGCAGGGGGTCTCTGATCTCGGACCCTGTGTGGGTGTCCAAATTGTTGAAGAAGATGGAGAAGGCCTTCATGGACCACCTCGCCGCTGCCACAGCCGAGCTCTGCACCCGCTGGGGCCTGCAGGGCGACCACCTGCTGGACCAGATGGTGGCCGAGCTGCAGCGGGATGTGGGCCAGCGGCTCCAGGACAGTGTGGAGAAGGAGCTTCTCAAGGTCCAGAGCTGGGCAGGGGGCATGGGCACGGGGccgcccagggaagccctccgcTGGGAGGCATCCCTGCAGACGGAGGAGCGCAGGCGGCGCCTCCAGGCCCTGCGCAACCTCTCGCCCTTCTCCGAGCAGACGCGAGGCCGGGAGGCGCCCTCCTTCTCCCTGGAGGACCTGCCGATCTTCAGAGGAGCCCTGGGGACCCAACTTGCAGTAGAGGCCAAGGGGGAGGAGTTTTGTCCCTGTGAGGCCTGCGTGAGGAAGAAAATTTTTCCCGCATCCCCAGTGGAAGCTGCGGGGTCAGCCAGCGCGCCCATCAGGAAGGCCTTCGACCTGCAACACATTctgcaggagaagaaaggagggTGTGCTGACGGAGAGGCAGCGGAGGTGGGCCCCgctgtggagagggaggtggagcCCCTTCACAGGGACCCCTTGGGGACAGGCACTGCCCGGGGAACTGATGGAGACCCTGAGCTGGGATCAGGCCAGGGCCCCGGAGCAGAGGAGGGGGACCAGACCCTCGGCAGGGATGAAGAGCcctgggggacagaggaggaggCGGGTGCTCAGGAGAAAGAGGGGGAAACAGAGCCCTGTGCAGGCAGCGacccctgggaggggctggggaggggggagcaGGGCATGGGTGGTGAGGAAGGAGGCCTGGAGGCGGGCTGTGGGGCTGAGGacacgggggagcctcatggccTGGGGGGAGGCGGCCTGGGTCCAGGCGGACGAGATGCTGGTGCTGAAACAAAAGAGGCCCAGGGGGCTGCAAGGGAGGAGCAGTCAGAGAcaggaggaggacatggaggTGACGAAGAAGGGGGCCCTCAGGTTGGCCTGGGAAGTGGCCAGTCCcgtgaggcttctggaggcggGAGCCCAACCCCAAGGACAGACCCCCCCCAGCAGAGGTCAGGCCCCAGGTCAGGCCTCTCTTCCTTCAGTACATCCTCTCTGGGGAACTGCTCTCTGCTCTCTCAAAAAGGCTCCGAAGATGAGCCGTGGGACGGATACACGAGGAGCACTGAAGACCAGGCCACGGACATCCCTGATCCAGAGAGAAAAGTCACAGGCAGGTACCCAGGAAGCTCCGCTTCTGAGCAAGAAGGGGTCCCATCAGGCGCCAGAGCTCCAGAGCAAGGGACAGAGGAAGGCCTGAGTCCAGAGCAGAGCAAAGAGGAAGGTCTGGCTCCAGAGCAGGAGATAGAGGAGGGCCCGGCttcagagcaggagggagaggagggcccGGCTCCAgagcaggaaggaggggagggcccGGCTCCAGAGCAGGAAAGAGGGGAGGGCCTGGCtccagagcaggagacagaggagggcccggctccagagcaggagggaggggagggcccggctccagagcaggagggagaggagggcctggctccagagcaggagacagaggaagatCTGGCCccagagcaggagacagaggagggccctgctccagagcaggagacagaggagggccctgctccagagcaggagacagaggaagatCTGGCCCCAGAGCAGAAGATAGAGGAGGGCCCGGCtccagagcaggagggagaggagggcccggctccagagcaggagggagaggagggcctggctccagagcaggagacagaggagggccctgctccagagcaggagacagaggagggcccggctccagagcaggagacagaggaagatCTGGCCccagagcaggagacagaggagggcccggctccagagcaggagggagaggagg